Below is a window of Atribacteraceae bacterium DNA.
TTCAAGAGCGGTGGCCACGGTATAGCTGTTTCCGGTGGTAACGTTGATATTCAGTCCCTGCTTGGCGGTGATCCCTCCATCGCCGGCCACAGAAGTAAACGCCCCCAGACCGATCACTTTCGCTCCGTATTCCTCGGCCAACCGCCCGCATTCCCGGATTTTTCTGGCAACGTAGGCATCAGAATACTCCAAAAGGACCCGGGAAGTCATGGGCAACCCGACGAACCAGCCCTTGATCTCTTTTCCGTTGGCCTGCGAGACGATCCCGCGTACCTCAGATAGGATAAAGGGCTTACGGCGGGCGGCCAGGGCTTCCACCAGCCGACCGGGAACCAGGCGCAGAGGTTTCAGGTGATCCTTGATATCCTGGGCACTGAAAGCGTGGATTATAAAGGCGAAACTGTCCATACGATCCTGTTCACTCAGGCATCCAGAATCTGTTGGAGGGCTTTCAGCATGCTTTGGGAGTTCTCGGTCATTTTCTTTTTCAAAAAAGCGTTGATCAGGGGACCGATCAGAGGCAATCCCAGGTCGTACTCGAGCTTGAGTTCAATCCGGGTTTTCTCGTTATCAGGCAAGAAACGCCAGATCCCCTGGTATTTCTTGAAATCTCCTTCCAGAAGGTGGAACCGGCACTCGCGTTTCTCGTCGTCCCAGATGTCCCGCTCCCGCCACTTGACTTCCCGTCTCTGGAACTCACCCTTCCAGAAACTCTCCACCTGGTTACCCTCCCGAGATAGAACCCGGACTTCCTTCAGGTCCGGGAGAAACCTGGCCAGGGCCTCGATGTCTTTCGCTTTCTCATAGACCATGTCCACCGGCCAGTTCACCACCAATGCGGTTTCGACTTCGGCCATTTCTTTTACCCTCCTATCTCTTCTATAATGCTCCGAACCACCTTGAGGGATTCCGTAAAGCGGACGAGAATCGTGTCCATTTCTTCCCGGCTGACCGTCAGCGGCGGTTCAAATCGGATCACTTTCCGGTTGTCCAGAGTATAGGCGACCAGGACCTTGCGCTGCGCCATTTCCATAGCCAAAAGGCTTGAGACGTCGGAATCGGGAAATTCAATACCGATCATCAGACCCATCCCCCGTACATCCCGGATGATTTCCGGAAAATCGGCCTGAATGGACCGCAGTCTTTCCAGAAGATACCTCCCCTTTTCCCGGGCCTGGGTACACAGATCCTCATCCTCAATAATCTGCAAGGTAACCAATCCGGCCGTACAGGCCAGGGGATTTCCCCCCAGGGTCGAAGTATGAATATAGGGATTATCCTCAAACACTTTCCAGATTTCCGCAGTACTGATAAAAGCTCCCAGGGAAAGCACTCCACCGCCCAACCCCTTGGCTAAAGTCATGATGTCGGGAACGATGCCGTACTGTTCACAGGCAAACATGGTCCCGGTCCGAGCCAGCCCGGTCTGCACTTCATCGAGGATCAGGAGACAACCGTTTTGTTGACAGATCGCGCGTACCTCGGGAAGATAGTCTGGGGTAGCGATATTGATCCCGCCTTCTCCCTGAACTACCTCCAGGATCACCGCCGCCGTATCCCGGTCAACTGTTCGGGCCATAGCCCCGATGTCGTTGAACGGGACCTGAAATGTCTCGGGAATGCATGGTTCGAAGGGTTTTTTGTAGCTGTCTCGTCCCGAG
It encodes the following:
- a CDS encoding aspartate aminotransferase family protein translates to YDIFGQPYLDCLGGFGVFTVGRNHPRVIKAVEEQLERLPLSTRTLFNKQQADLAEKLAQVTPGELQYSFFCNSGTEAMEGAIKLARLYTGRKKLISALDSFHGKTMGSLSVSGRDSYKKPFEPCIPETFQVPFNDIGAMARTVDRDTAAVILEVVQGEGGINIATPDYLPEVRAICQQNGCLLILDEVQTGLARTGTMFACEQYGIVPDIMTLAKGLGGGVLSLGAFISTAEIWKVFEDNPYIHTSTLGGNPLACTAGLVTLQIIEDEDLCTQAREKGRYLLERLRSIQADFPEIIRDVRGMGLMIGIEFPDSDVSSLLAMEMAQRKVLVAYTLDNRKVIRFEPPLTVSREEMDTILVRFTESLKVVRSIIEEIGG
- a CDS encoding SRPBCC family protein — protein: MAEVETALVVNWPVDMVYEKAKDIEALARFLPDLKEVRVLSREGNQVESFWKGEFQRREVKWRERDIWDDEKRECRFHLLEGDFKKYQGIWRFLPDNEKTRIELKLEYDLGLPLIGPLINAFLKKKMTENSQSMLKALQQILDA